Proteins encoded within one genomic window of Komagataella phaffii GS115 chromosome 3, complete sequence:
- a CDS encoding Protein involved in programmed cell death, with the protein MSSASQEDNSSNRKRSESKAIFKNMFKRSRSQSIASSSRSLGFRKVSAPSQMDNSPKRSPSDNFSINTDYGNSVLNLPPINSVRSNNQNGDSYHQKHRVGSIYSTETNNSNLQEFPILSNGKSEARGRVNVTESVNRPVAHPTTDSSRHSANSSCAPSLAHSSYMKAKKDIESVKSKSSDVSAEKSGFLSTIISVAKNAGSHLVNITSNDAYSDTSIQSEEYPNIESQKSDHRMRDNVPYGANIDRMLSDEHSSLTNIQFRPLKVESPLVTLGKGSLSLELFDKVFQHPNTIQKHGSLSSSAYNRTERPTSSQPLEDTSLYLPARSRSPNRRNSNSLNRSSANMDTKSLNSDRKTRVNGGQSLTGNIGQEDYAHRLHYKQQHSLPHRRKSLKGITYASERRQQEFHNIFKTISQDEKLIEDYSCALQKELLVQGKLYISEAHICFYSKLLGFQTTVIIPISEVVQISKKVTALLFPNGIVIQTLHTKHIFATFLTRDITFDLLTNVWNQVVHDQMSRPKTSDIYSDSDITTDDDLSTEEEYVSDGSISNEDGNLEEDYNSSDDNVSETSSNSTQDNSMLKRNTTGPPQDTTEKLETSTDSQWNGFPSVGAVSHPETKPGYDKQATDTIVVDDTISAPLGVVFLLLVDPKFNEQILSKQKNFNIESISAFDSNKPTKRNYSYIKPLNGPVGPKQTKCVVTEMVENFDLNSCIHIIQTTQTPDVPSGNSFLVKTNIFLTWGKNSSTNLNVLTSIEWSGKSWVKGVIEKSSISGQTEYWKFVVNELKHTLAASAKERPVRQKRSRSRKSVQKLEDELLSEDSSLESTHAWLSPIRKIVDLIPETLRVYVAIIIVAGVIMLAGPKMGNVNIKINETGNGLRQIKIDSTEYMLLPTLDNLSPDSSLYAEKEEDLWRWIESINHRVDGDKMENINIKKLQLKEMIRIMEMKLEKLKYSVEIK; encoded by the coding sequence ATGTCGTCAGCAAGTCAAGAAGACAATTCGAGTAACCGGAAACGGTCAGAGTCTAAAGctatcttcaaaaacatGTTTAAGAGATCTAGATCACAATCAATAGCGAGCTCTTCCAGGTCTTTAGGTTTTAGAAAAGTATCAGCACCGTCCCAAATGGACAACTCACCCAAACGCAGCCCGTCTGATAATTTCTCCATCAATACAGACTACGGTAATTCAGTTCTTAATTTACCCCCTATAAATTCAGTGCGATCAAATAATCAAAACGGTGACTCGTACCACCAAAAGCATCGTGTGGGGTCGATTTATTCAACAGAAACTAATAACTCTAATTTACAAGAGTTTCCCATACTGTCAAACGGTAAATCTGAGGCCAGGGGACGTGTCAATGTTACTGAGTCTGTAAATCGTCCAGTAGCCCATCCCACTACTGATTCTTCTCGTCATTCGGCAAATTCATCTTGTGCACCCTCTTTAGCACACTCATCTTACATGAAAGCCAAAAAAGATATTGAGTCTGTGAAAAGCAAGTCTTCTGACGTATCAGCTGAGAAAAGTGGATTTTTGTCGACCATAATAAGTGTTGCTAAGAATGCTGGAAGTCATCTGGTAAATATCACTAGCAACGATGCTTATTCTGATACCAGTATCCAGAGTGAGGAATATCCAAACATCGAGAGCCAAAAAAGTGATCATAGAATGCGTGATAACGTTCCCTATGGTGCCAATATTGACAGAATGCTATCCGATGAGCATAGTTCTCTCACTAATATCCAATTTCGTCCTCTGAAGGTCGAGTCTCCCCTGGTTACACTTGGAAAAGGCTCGCTATCGTTGGAGCTATTTGATaaagtttttcaacatccTAATACAATCCAGAAACATGGGTCACTGTCTTCGTCGGCATACAATCGTACAGAGAGACCCACATCCTCACAGCCATTGGAAGACACAAGTCTTTACTTACCTGCTAGATCAAGATCCCCCAATAGACGAAATTCTAACTCATTGAATCGTTCATCCGCAAATATGGATACAAAATCTTTAAATTCAGACCGAAAAACTAGAGTAAACGGTGGACAATCTTTGACTGGCAATATTGGCCAGGAAGATTACGCCCACAGGTTACATTACAAACAGCAGCACTCACTGCCGCATAGAAGAAAATCTCTGAAAGGCATTACCTATGCAAGCGAAAGGCGACAACAAGAGTTCCATAACATATTCAAAACAATTtctcaagatgaaaaattaattGAAGATTACAGCTGTGCATTGCAAAAGGAATTGTTAGTTCAAGGAAAACTTTACATCAGCGAGGCACATATCTGTTTTTACAGTAAACTTTTAGGATTTCAAACGACTGTCATTATACCCATTAGTGAAGTTGTTCAAATTAGCAAGAAAGTCACAGCTCTCCTATTTCCTAATGGAATCGTTATTCAAACTTTACATACCAAGCACATTTTCGCCACTTTTCTGACAAGGGATATAACTTTTGATCTGTTGACGAATGTATGGAACCAAGTTGTTCATGATCAGATGTCAAGGCCGAAAACATCTGATATCTATAGCGATAGTGATATAACCACTGATGATGACTTatcaactgaagaagaatatgtATCTGATGGTAGCATCAGCAATGAGGACGGCAAtttagaagaagattaCAACTCTTCAGATGACAATGTTTCAGAGACCTCGTCAAATTCGACCCAAGATAATTCGATGCTTAAAAGAAACACAACAGGTCCGCCGCAAGATACaactgaaaagttggagacATCAACAGACTCTCAATGGAATGGATTTCCTTCAGTGGGAGCAGTTTCTCATCCTGAGACTAAACCTGGATATGACAAGCAAGCAACTGATACTATAGTTGTTGATGATACTATATCTGCACCTCTAGGTGTGGTTTTTTTATTGCTAGTTGATCCCAAATTTAATGAGCAGATCCTCTCCAAGCAGAAGAATTTCAATATAGAGTCAATCTCAGCTTTCGATAGCAACAAgccaacaaaaagaaactattCATACATCAAACCATTGAATGGTCCTGTTGGGCCGAAACAAACAAAATGTGTTGTTACAGAAATGGtggaaaactttgatttGAACTCCTGCATTCATATTATCCAAACTACGCAAACTCCTGATGTACCAAGCGGAAATTCTTTTCTGGTAAAGACAAATATTTTTCTTACATGGGGTAAGAATAGTAGCACCAATTTGAATGTGCTTACATCGATTGAATGGTCTGGAAAATCATGGGTGAAAGGGGTAATTGAGAAGAGCAGCATTAGTGGCCAAACCGAATATTGGAAATTTGTGGTGAACGAGCTCAAGCACACATTGGCTGCTTCTGCTAAGGAAAGGCCGGTAAGGCAGAAGAGATCTAGATCAAGAAAATCTGTTCAGAAACTTGAGGATGAATTGCTCTCCGAAGATTCATCTCTAGAAAGCACTCATGCATGGCTAAGTCCAATCAGAAAGATTGTAGACCTAATACCAGAGACATTGCGAGTATATGTGGCTATCATAATAGTCGCAGGAGTAATCATGTTAGCTGGTCCTAAAATGGGCAATGTGAACAtaaaaatcaatgaaacCGGAAATGGTTTGAGGCAAATCAAAATCGATTCTACTGAGTATATGCTTCTTCCAACATTAGATAATCTTTCACCAGATTCTTCTCTTTATGCCgagaaggaagaggatTTGTGGAGATGGATTGAATCGATAAATCACAGGGTTG